A region of Allocoleopsis franciscana PCC 7113 DNA encodes the following proteins:
- the isiD gene encoding protein IsiD — MATLTLTLRERDLMALTADDVAELAGRLERDDYTNAFEGLDDWHLLRALAFQRPELIEPYLYLLDLEGYDEA; from the coding sequence ATGGCAACTTTAACCTTAACTCTTCGAGAGCGCGATTTAATGGCTCTCACGGCAGATGACGTTGCAGAACTAGCTGGACGTTTAGAACGGGATGATTACACCAATGCGTTTGAGGGACTGGACGATTGGCATTTACTTCGTGCTTTAGCATTTCAACGTCCAGAGTTAATCGAACCCTACCTCTACTTGCTCGATCTAGAAGGGTACGATGAAGCCTGA
- a CDS encoding pentapeptide repeat-containing protein yields MKASEFSTENELLSRHETGERNFSGAKLSGVDLSGSNLNRINLSSAHLNGANFTKTKLIRANLSNADLRVANFTKAQLIETTLSRADLTQAILSEADLSGAILSGALLSGADLKGATLIGVSLIGALIKGAKLTKVNLTGATLSRAILVQADLKKAILNRAILGEADLSEANLSGASLVRAYLNRVNLRQANLEEADLSEADLKGANLSGANLSGANLSGADLREANLSHADLSGADLQGANLTRANLTGVLLKKANLRGAELSKANLHKANLSKANLSGANLLEANLLDANLSQANLLRSGLLLTYLTNANLSSTNLNEANLIGANLEGANLSEASLEGAIMPNGTTYCQTDRM; encoded by the coding sequence ATGAAAGCAAGCGAATTTTCAACTGAAAACGAACTTTTGAGTCGGCACGAAACAGGAGAACGTAATTTTTCGGGTGCCAAACTCAGTGGAGTTGATTTAAGTGGCTCTAATCTCAATCGAATCAATCTCAGTTCAGCCCATTTGAATGGGGCTAATTTCACAAAGACTAAGCTGATTAGAGCGAATCTCAGCAATGCCGATTTGAGGGTTGCCAATTTCACAAAAGCGCAACTCATTGAAACCACTCTCTCACGAGCAGACCTGACTCAGGCAATTTTGAGTGAGGCAGATTTGAGTGGAGCCATTTTATCAGGTGCATTGCTATCAGGAGCTGACTTAAAAGGGGCTACTTTGATTGGTGTCAGCCTGATTGGTGCCTTAATCAAAGGCGCAAAACTGACAAAAGTGAACTTGACGGGAGCAACGTTAAGCCGAGCTATTCTTGTCCAAGCGGATTTGAAAAAGGCCATATTAAATCGAGCCATCCTCGGTGAAGCTGATTTGAGTGAAGCCAATTTGAGTGGAGCGAGTTTGGTTCGGGCTTATTTGAATCGAGTGAACTTGCGTCAGGCTAATCTGGAAGAGGCTGACCTGAGTGAAGCCGATCTCAAAGGAGCAAATCTGAGTGGGGCAAATCTGAGTGGCGCGAATCTGAGTGGCGCTGATTTGCGGGAAGCTAATTTAAGCCATGCTGATCTGAGTGGCGCTGACTTGCAAGGAGCTAATCTGACGCGAGCGAACCTGACTGGAGTGCTGTTGAAAAAGGCTAACTTACGGGGAGCAGAACTGAGTAAAGCCAACTTGCACAAAGCGAATTTATCGAAGGCGAATTTGTCGGGCGCGAATCTGCTGGAGGCGAATTTGCTGGACGCCAACTTAAGTCAGGCTAATCTGCTGCGATCGGGTTTGCTACTCACTTATCTAACCAATGCTAATCTCAGTAGCACTAATCTAAATGAAGCGAATTTAATTGGAGCCAATTTGGAGGGAGCTAATTTAAGTGAAGCTTCTTTAGAAGGAGCCATCATGCCCAACGGTACAACCTATTGCCAAACTGACCGAATGTAG
- a CDS encoding pentapeptide repeat-containing protein has product MDTSEFQSRYQAGERDFRNAHLPGADLCNTTLLGVNLSGADLSGADLCAADLSGANLSGANLFGTDLSSADLLNTDLGSADLSAADLSGANLTDANLSDANLLSVSLRYANLSDATLSTANLSYANLLGANLFGANLLGADLSYADLLGANLFGANLMGADLSYANLLGADFSYANLLGANLCYPTSLLAANLSGANLKGANLKGAEQVSATLTQAKLIDGYLQSAGLQGSNGDHAKLSRLINAFSSREILL; this is encoded by the coding sequence ATGGATACATCAGAATTCCAGTCGCGTTATCAAGCCGGAGAACGAGATTTTCGTAATGCTCACTTGCCTGGTGCCGATCTATGCAACACCACGTTGCTAGGTGTCAACCTGAGTGGGGCTGATTTGAGTGGTGCCGACTTATGTGCGGCGGACTTAAGTGGTGCGAATCTATCCGGTGCTAATCTATTTGGTACGGACTTAAGCTCGGCTGACTTGTTGAATACAGACTTAGGCAGTGCAGACTTAAGCGCGGCTGATTTGAGTGGCGCTAACCTAACTGATGCCAATCTGAGCGATGCCAATCTGTTGAGTGTCAGCCTGAGGTATGCCAACCTAAGCGATGCAACTCTCAGTACAGCTAACCTCAGTTACGCTAACCTGCTGGGGGCTAATCTGTTTGGGGCTAACCTACTAGGGGCGGACTTAAGCTATGCTGACTTGCTGGGCGCTAACTTATTCGGAGCTAACTTAATGGGGGCAGACTTAAGTTATGCCAATTTATTAGGCGCTGACTTCAGTTATGCTAATTTGTTGGGTGCCAATTTATGTTATCCAACCAGTTTATTGGCAGCCAACCTGAGTGGTGCCAATCTCAAGGGTGCTAACCTCAAAGGTGCTGAGCAGGTATCAGCGACACTAACTCAAGCTAAATTAATTGATGGATATTTACAGTCTGCTGGCTTGCAAGGGTCTAATGGCGATCATGCCAAATTAAGCCGATTGATTAACGCTTTTTCTAGCCGGGAAATCTTGCTGTAA
- a CDS encoding Crp/Fnr family transcriptional regulator, whose translation MPQATRAILELDHNELREGRRLHFYAKGEGIPLVSQGVWQVCQGLVQLSTPCLNGEEVWLGWADPSMFFGQWFSLLQAYQATALSDVHLIWFSLAEINASPRLSQIVLPQMVRRMRQTEALLAISGQRRVEERLHQLFLLMKEEIGEPMPEGTRLRVRLTHQNLANAIGTTRVTVTRLLSKLKREGAITIDRDRHIILNDSFKNLANW comes from the coding sequence ATGCCCCAAGCTACCAGAGCAATTCTCGAACTCGACCACAATGAGTTAAGGGAAGGACGCCGCTTACATTTTTATGCCAAAGGTGAAGGCATCCCCCTCGTTTCCCAGGGTGTCTGGCAGGTTTGCCAGGGACTCGTGCAGTTAAGTACGCCATGCCTGAATGGCGAAGAGGTGTGGCTGGGTTGGGCAGACCCTTCCATGTTCTTCGGTCAGTGGTTTTCCTTGCTGCAAGCGTACCAAGCAACAGCCTTGTCTGATGTTCATCTCATCTGGTTTTCTTTAGCAGAAATCAACGCTTCCCCACGTCTGTCTCAGATTGTTTTACCGCAGATGGTACGTCGGATGCGGCAGACAGAAGCGTTGCTCGCGATTTCAGGTCAACGCCGGGTTGAAGAACGCTTGCACCAATTGTTCCTGCTGATGAAGGAAGAAATTGGGGAACCGATGCCCGAAGGGACTCGCCTAAGAGTGCGTTTAACTCACCAGAACTTAGCCAATGCCATCGGCACTACGCGAGTAACCGTCACGCGACTCCTTAGCAAGCTGAAACGTGAAGGTGCCATTACTATTGATCGCGATCGCCATATTATCCTGAATGACAGCTTCAAAAATCTTGCCAATTGGTGA
- a CDS encoding AAA family ATPase, producing the protein MKLISIRLCNFRQFYGKTPEIVLASGEQNTTVIHGNNGAGKTTLLNAFTWVLYEKFSAAFASEEQLVNKRAIAESPMGDAVDCWVELGFEHQNKRYQAKRLCRAYKTELGVEQGQSELYLQIAGDDGRWLLPQQLPEDIIGRILPTSLHQYFFFDGERIEQIVRSDKKAEIAEATKTLLGVEVLNRSIKHLKEAKKSLEAELALIGDFETRKLLKEQEKLEQESQVISNRQKEIEQEIAHQDELKKTVGNRLLELGGAQELQRLRDELEAKEKLVREQLKQSQEAQKRAISTRGYTVLLSEVTAEFREIVDELRKAGELPVGIKRQFVSDLLHEQRCICGTELIEGTSTHQHVSAWMDKAGMADVEETAIRMSAQVEEIDKQVPEFWENVDRQQANIAQGRADLSQIETQLDDINKKLRTYPNEDIQQLQKRLDETEEKIRDLTLEKGANQQKIESLKAEIDRQTKQITKHKMNEAKQALAQRRIATTQEAIERLTEVRSRLENQFRSSLEKRVQEIFTSISFTPYIPKLSEKYELMLVDPTGGQETIVAASTGENQILSLSFIGGIIDRVREWIQENTLMGLDSSTFPMVMDSPFGSLDEIYRRQIAKKLPQLANQLVVLVTKTQWRGEVEQEMAHRLGREYVLTYNSPKLDCEEDAIELGGIPYLLVKRSSSEFEYTEIVEVDYSF; encoded by the coding sequence ATGAAGCTGATATCGATTCGGCTTTGTAACTTTCGTCAATTCTATGGCAAAACTCCAGAAATCGTCTTAGCGAGTGGCGAGCAAAATACGACCGTTATTCATGGTAATAATGGTGCGGGGAAAACAACGCTGCTTAATGCTTTTACCTGGGTATTATATGAGAAGTTCAGTGCGGCCTTTGCCTCGGAAGAACAATTAGTTAATAAACGAGCGATTGCCGAATCTCCTATGGGGGACGCTGTAGACTGCTGGGTGGAATTGGGGTTTGAACATCAAAATAAACGTTACCAAGCAAAGCGTCTTTGCCGTGCCTACAAAACGGAACTTGGAGTTGAACAGGGACAAAGCGAATTGTATCTTCAGATAGCTGGCGATGATGGACGCTGGTTATTGCCGCAACAACTCCCAGAAGATATCATTGGTCGAATTTTGCCTACCAGCTTACATCAATATTTCTTCTTTGATGGTGAACGGATTGAACAAATTGTTCGCTCGGATAAAAAAGCAGAAATTGCTGAAGCTACAAAGACTTTGCTGGGTGTGGAGGTTTTAAATCGCTCAATCAAACATTTAAAGGAAGCAAAAAAAAGCTTAGAAGCCGAGTTAGCTTTGATTGGAGATTTTGAAACCCGAAAGCTTTTAAAAGAACAGGAAAAACTTGAGCAAGAAAGCCAGGTAATTTCAAATCGCCAAAAGGAAATTGAGCAAGAAATAGCACACCAGGATGAACTAAAAAAGACAGTTGGCAATCGTTTATTAGAACTGGGTGGTGCCCAAGAGTTACAGCGTCTTCGGGATGAACTGGAAGCTAAAGAAAAATTAGTCCGAGAACAGCTTAAACAATCTCAAGAAGCTCAGAAACGAGCGATATCCACACGAGGATATACGGTTTTGCTCTCAGAGGTAACGGCAGAGTTTCGAGAAATTGTTGATGAATTACGGAAAGCAGGGGAGTTGCCTGTTGGGATTAAACGGCAATTTGTTAGCGATTTACTCCACGAACAACGCTGTATTTGTGGCACAGAATTGATCGAGGGAACTTCCACTCATCAGCATGTATCTGCTTGGATGGATAAGGCAGGAATGGCTGATGTGGAAGAAACGGCAATCCGCATGAGTGCACAGGTGGAGGAAATCGACAAGCAAGTGCCTGAATTTTGGGAAAATGTGGATCGGCAACAAGCTAATATTGCTCAGGGAAGAGCCGATCTTTCTCAAATCGAGACGCAGTTGGATGATATTAATAAAAAGCTGCGGACTTATCCCAATGAGGATATTCAACAGTTACAAAAACGATTGGATGAAACGGAAGAAAAGATTCGGGATTTGACCTTAGAAAAAGGAGCCAATCAGCAGAAAATAGAAAGCTTGAAGGCCGAAATAGATCGACAGACGAAGCAAATTACCAAGCACAAGATGAATGAGGCAAAGCAAGCTTTAGCGCAACGACGAATTGCCACAACTCAGGAGGCGATTGAACGCTTAACCGAAGTGCGATCGCGTTTAGAAAATCAGTTCCGCTCTTCTTTAGAAAAGCGAGTTCAAGAAATATTTACTTCCATTTCTTTCACGCCTTATATCCCTAAATTAAGTGAAAAATATGAATTGATGCTGGTTGACCCTACAGGAGGACAAGAAACAATTGTTGCCGCCTCTACAGGGGAGAACCAAATTCTTAGCTTATCGTTTATTGGCGGTATTATTGACCGAGTACGGGAATGGATTCAAGAAAATACTTTGATGGGTCTAGATAGTAGTACGTTTCCCATGGTTATGGATTCTCCTTTCGGAAGTTTGGATGAAATTTACCGCCGACAAATTGCCAAAAAACTTCCTCAATTAGCCAATCAGCTCGTGGTTTTAGTGACTAAGACGCAATGGCGGGGAGAAGTGGAACAAGAGATGGCTCATCGCCTCGGTCGAGAATATGTTTTGACTTATAATTCTCCTAAACTTGATTGCGAAGAAGATGCGATTGAGTTAGGGGGAATTCCCTATCTTTTGGTGAAACGCAGTTCCAGTGAGTTTGAATATACAGAAATTGTCGAAGTGGATTATAGTTTTTAA
- a CDS encoding DNA phosphorothioation system restriction enzyme encodes MKLFSENVYQVPNQRQAQNLSDSGLPVQAVAETKGSYPRRSSKRNQPPPGCPRIPPSIKLRQYQRQAVANWFGNQGRGTLKMATGSGKTITALAIATELYEKIGLQVLLVVCPYRHLVTQWARECENFNLQPILAFENLHNWQSQLSTALYNIQSGNHSFVTVITTNATLIGEGLQSQLNYFPEKTLIVGDEAHNLGSPRLEQSLPRNIGLRLALSATPERYFDEQGTHFLLDYFGSVLQPELTLADAIRQGALVHYLYYPILVELTESETLSYAKLTKRIGWALMDEEDFESNDTVTSLLMQRARLIGAAANKLEALRQLMMGRLDTSHTLFYCGDGTIEGSLSQENQHQIGAVTRLLGAELGYRINTYTADTPLIEREELRRQFEQGELQGLVAIRCLDEGVDIPAIQTAVILASSGNPRQFIQRRGRILRPHSGKQRATLFDMIVLPPDLGRETLEVERNLLKKELKRFLEFADLADNAGEARIKLLQLQKRYGLLDM; translated from the coding sequence GTGAAGTTGTTCTCAGAGAATGTTTATCAAGTTCCGAATCAGCGTCAAGCCCAGAATTTATCTGATTCAGGCTTGCCTGTACAAGCAGTAGCTGAAACTAAGGGAAGTTACCCTCGGCGTTCATCTAAGAGAAATCAGCCCCCACCAGGATGTCCTCGAATACCCCCCTCGATTAAACTCCGACAGTATCAGCGGCAAGCTGTAGCGAACTGGTTTGGCAATCAGGGGCGAGGCACACTGAAGATGGCGACGGGGAGTGGAAAGACAATTACAGCCCTTGCGATCGCCACTGAACTGTATGAAAAAATCGGTTTACAAGTCTTACTCGTCGTCTGCCCCTACCGCCATCTCGTTACCCAGTGGGCGCGAGAATGTGAAAACTTTAACCTACAACCCATCTTAGCCTTCGAGAATCTCCACAACTGGCAAAGTCAACTTTCCACCGCACTTTACAACATTCAATCTGGCAACCATTCCTTTGTTACCGTCATTACCACCAATGCCACTTTAATCGGAGAAGGGTTACAATCTCAGCTCAATTATTTCCCTGAAAAAACGTTAATTGTCGGCGATGAAGCCCATAACTTAGGTTCACCTCGCTTAGAACAAAGTCTACCTCGCAATATTGGCTTGCGCCTCGCCCTTTCCGCCACCCCAGAACGGTATTTTGATGAGCAGGGAACGCATTTTTTATTGGATTACTTTGGTAGTGTTTTACAACCCGAACTCACCTTAGCGGATGCCATTCGACAAGGGGCACTTGTTCACTATCTTTACTATCCCATTTTGGTGGAATTAACCGAATCCGAGACACTTTCCTATGCCAAATTAACCAAACGCATTGGTTGGGCACTGATGGATGAGGAGGATTTTGAGAGCAATGACACCGTCACATCTTTATTAATGCAACGTGCTCGATTAATTGGAGCAGCGGCGAATAAGTTAGAAGCTTTGCGACAATTAATGATGGGGCGTCTCGATACGTCTCATACCCTATTTTATTGCGGTGATGGTACGATAGAAGGCTCTCTGAGTCAGGAAAATCAGCATCAAATTGGTGCCGTCACCCGGTTACTAGGGGCAGAACTTGGCTATCGCATCAATACTTATACTGCCGATACCCCCTTGATAGAACGAGAAGAATTGCGCCGTCAATTTGAACAGGGTGAATTGCAAGGTTTAGTAGCCATTCGTTGTTTAGATGAAGGTGTTGATATCCCTGCCATTCAAACCGCTGTAATTCTCGCCAGTAGTGGCAATCCGCGCCAGTTTATTCAGCGACGGGGGCGGATTTTGCGCCCACATTCAGGCAAGCAACGCGCTACTTTATTCGACATGATTGTTTTACCACCAGACTTGGGGCGAGAAACCTTGGAAGTGGAACGCAATCTTTTGAAAAAAGAGTTGAAGCGATTTTTAGAATTTGCTGACTTAGCCGATAATGCCGGAGAAGCTAGAATCAAACTTTTACAGCTACAAAAAAGATACGGGCTGTTGGATATGTAA
- a CDS encoding CHAD domain-containing protein, translating to MTKTTGLAPKALGYWAYLAIEKHFQKTLKHESDVIADKDPEALHQMRVGMRRLRTAVHGFSPALSLPTAAQEKKIAKVARQLGELRDIDVLQDTLKNQYLQTLPPPEQDALKKVLATLKKQRQKSLELVQTTLKEGRYEELKQGFQNWLRQPSYGEFAEFPIDEILPDLLLPLLSQFLLHPAWLVGVKLTGGEIAAPSGLNSEIVVQLLTAHGDSIHSLRKQAKRVRYQMELFTDFYPSTYENYLKDIKNIQSILGHIQDSFVLAEFLQGTLDSGNINQLPTLASQFTEARYQAWQEWRPLQQRYLNPQTRRDLHQTLLKPVAPKTD from the coding sequence ATGACAAAAACTACAGGGTTAGCCCCAAAAGCCTTAGGTTATTGGGCGTATCTAGCGATCGAAAAACACTTCCAAAAAACGCTAAAACACGAAAGCGACGTTATTGCCGACAAAGACCCAGAAGCTTTACATCAAATGCGCGTCGGGATGCGCCGTCTGCGTACAGCCGTTCATGGTTTTTCACCCGCACTCTCACTCCCAACAGCCGCTCAAGAGAAAAAAATTGCCAAAGTTGCCCGACAATTGGGCGAATTGCGGGATATCGATGTACTGCAAGACACCCTGAAAAATCAGTACCTCCAGACCCTACCGCCACCCGAACAAGACGCTCTCAAAAAAGTTTTGGCAACCCTCAAAAAGCAGCGTCAAAAATCATTAGAACTCGTTCAAACAACCCTCAAAGAGGGACGCTATGAGGAACTCAAACAGGGGTTTCAAAACTGGCTCAGGCAACCGAGTTATGGAGAATTTGCAGAATTTCCCATTGATGAGATTTTGCCAGATTTGCTCCTGCCCCTCCTGAGTCAATTTTTGCTCCATCCAGCTTGGCTAGTCGGCGTAAAGCTGACGGGTGGGGAGATTGCGGCTCCCAGCGGCCTAAATTCGGAAATCGTGGTGCAGCTTTTAACCGCGCACGGAGATAGTATTCATAGCCTGCGGAAACAAGCCAAGCGAGTGCGCTATCAGATGGAACTCTTTACAGACTTCTATCCCTCAACTTATGAGAATTATCTCAAAGACATCAAAAATATCCAAAGCATTTTGGGGCACATTCAAGACAGTTTCGTATTAGCTGAATTTTTGCAAGGAACTCTTGATTCAGGGAATATCAATCAACTGCCAACCCTGGCGAGTCAGTTCACAGAAGCGCGTTACCAAGCTTGGCAGGAATGGCGACCTTTACAACAACGATATCTTAATCCCCAAACCCGAAGAGATTTGCATCAGACCTTACTCAAACCTGTTGCTCCAAAAACAGATTAG
- the coaBC gene encoding bifunctional phosphopantothenoylcysteine decarboxylase/phosphopantothenate--cysteine ligase CoaBC: MKPEQLPNQGWEGRRVLVGVGGGIAAYKVCQVISTLFKSGVDVRVILTQSAQEFITPLTLTTLSRHPAYTDSAFWQPTHTRPLHIELGEWAQVFVIAPLTANTVGKLAHGLADNLLTNTVLASGCPILLAPAMNTQMWEQQSVQRNWQQLLRDSRYHHVGPDAGLLACASVADVKRHRIGSGRMAEPDEILASVRSLLHTNGKRDLVGKRVLISTGGTQEYLDPVRFIGNPSTGKMGLALAQAALHRGATVTLIHAPITWEVPSGIRAIAVVSAAQMGQAMLECFPDADVIVMAAAVADVKPAEYTPEKLPKKLLPNSLPLEPVPDILAELGQRKQPHQCLIGFAAQTGDIVKPALEKLRNKKLDAIAANPIDKPNSGFGSDTNQAIFLDKQGRQVEIEPCSKLQLAHHLFDFVGNIPRE; this comes from the coding sequence ATGAAGCCTGAGCAACTCCCTAACCAGGGCTGGGAAGGCAGGCGAGTTCTAGTTGGTGTAGGCGGCGGCATCGCCGCCTATAAAGTTTGTCAGGTGATTTCTACCTTATTTAAATCAGGGGTAGACGTGAGAGTCATTCTCACCCAATCCGCTCAAGAATTTATCACTCCCTTAACCCTAACCACACTTTCGCGCCATCCAGCTTATACAGACTCAGCTTTTTGGCAACCCACTCACACTCGTCCGTTACATATTGAGTTAGGGGAATGGGCACAGGTGTTTGTGATTGCTCCCCTGACGGCAAATACTGTGGGGAAATTAGCCCACGGCTTAGCCGATAATTTACTAACGAATACAGTCCTCGCTTCTGGTTGTCCCATACTGTTGGCACCGGCAATGAATACCCAAATGTGGGAACAGCAGTCGGTGCAACGAAACTGGCAGCAATTGCTGAGGGATTCTCGATATCATCATGTCGGGCCAGATGCAGGATTGTTGGCGTGCGCTAGCGTAGCGGACGTGAAACGTCATCGCATCGGTTCTGGACGCATGGCAGAACCGGATGAGATCTTGGCATCGGTGCGATCGCTCCTGCATACAAATGGTAAGCGCGATTTAGTCGGCAAGCGAGTTTTAATCAGCACCGGCGGAACCCAGGAATATCTTGACCCAGTTCGCTTCATTGGCAATCCATCTACAGGTAAGATGGGTCTAGCTTTGGCACAAGCGGCATTGCACCGAGGAGCCACAGTCACCCTGATTCATGCCCCCATCACCTGGGAGGTACCATCAGGCATTCGCGCCATTGCGGTGGTGAGTGCAGCCCAGATGGGACAAGCCATGTTGGAATGCTTTCCCGATGCAGATGTGATTGTGATGGCAGCCGCAGTAGCAGATGTCAAGCCGGCTGAATATACCCCGGAGAAGTTACCAAAAAAATTACTCCCCAATTCCTTACCCTTAGAACCTGTGCCGGATATCTTGGCAGAGTTAGGGCAACGCAAACAGCCGCATCAATGCTTAATTGGCTTTGCTGCACAAACTGGGGATATTGTCAAGCCTGCCTTGGAGAAATTGCGGAACAAGAAATTAGATGCGATCGCGGCTAACCCGATCGATAAACCGAATAGTGGTTTTGGTAGCGATACGAATCAAGCCATATTTCTCGATAAGCAAGGACGGCAGGTAGAAATTGAACCTTGTAGTAAATTACAACTCGCTCATCATTTGTTTGATTTTGTCGGTAATATTCCACGCGAGTAG
- a CDS encoding alpha/beta hydrolase — MSLDALSIPPASGQTPHGLIVILHGWGANAQDLASLVPMLNLPDYHFLLPNAPFSHPQVAGGKMWYDLAREDYKGLTLSQELLEDWLKSLASTIGVPLEATILSGFSQGGAMTLDVGLMLPLGGLICMSGYLHRTPQDIEPPLPSVLIVHGRQDTVVPITAAQRVRDFLLSLGAPMQYKEFEMGHEIRPEVVEVIREFILVNTGVAPD; from the coding sequence CTGTCTCTCGACGCTCTTTCAATTCCCCCAGCTTCGGGTCAGACCCCCCATGGACTGATCGTAATCTTACATGGATGGGGAGCCAACGCCCAAGATTTGGCCTCTCTCGTGCCAATGTTAAATCTGCCCGATTACCACTTCCTGCTTCCTAATGCTCCTTTTTCTCACCCTCAGGTAGCGGGAGGCAAGATGTGGTATGACTTAGCCAGAGAAGATTATAAGGGTTTAACCCTCAGCCAAGAACTGCTAGAAGATTGGCTCAAGTCTTTAGCCAGTACAATCGGTGTTCCCTTGGAAGCCACCATTTTGAGTGGGTTTTCTCAAGGTGGCGCAATGACCCTTGATGTCGGTTTAATGTTACCGCTAGGGGGTTTAATCTGTATGAGTGGCTACCTGCATCGAACACCACAAGATATTGAACCGCCTTTGCCATCGGTTTTAATTGTGCATGGGAGACAAGATACTGTGGTGCCAATTACAGCCGCTCAAAGAGTACGAGATTTTTTACTCAGCCTGGGGGCACCGATGCAGTATAAAGAATTTGAGATGGGGCATGAGATTCGACCCGAAGTCGTAGAGGTGATTCGGGAGTTTATTTTAGTTAATACTGGAGTTGCCCCAGATTAA